The sequence GTCATATGAGGGTCTCTCCGGACACGTAAAGGGCGGTGGCGTCGAGCGCCTGCTGCAGGGCGGCTTCGGCCTTGATGCCGCCGCGTTCCGCCGCGATATGGGCGGCCATGAAGGTATCGCCTGCGCCGGTGACCCGCGCCACCTGCACCTGCGGTGGGGTCTGCGTGTGCATGCTGTCGGGGTCGGCCACGGTGGCGGGATTGCTCCCATCGGTCACCACCACGCGCGCCGCGCCCCGTGCGAGAAGCCCTTCGGCCGCCGCGCGGGAATCGGCGAACACGCGCTGGCAGAGCAGTCCTGCCTCCTCGAGATTCACGTAGAGCGTGCCGCGACCGGTCTTGACGAACGGGGCGAGACGCAGCGCCTTGCCGGGCGAGGCCGGGGCGACACGCAGGTCGGCCTCGGCCAGAAGCGGGCTTTCGGCCATGAGACCCAACAGGTCGATGGTGAGATTGCCATCGAGCGCGACCGCCCCGGTAAAGGGCTTCGGCAGGCGGCCATCGCCGAGCGGGCCGAGAATCTTGTCGCCCGCGGCTTCGAGCGAGTGGGCGTCCGCGACCGCCGCGATCAGCCCGTTGGCCCCTTCGACGGCCATGTAGCGGTCGGTCGGCAGGTCGTCGGAGCGATAGATGAAGTCCGTCATCAGCCCCCGCACCGCGCAGGCGGCCATGAGCTCATCGCCTTCCGGGTCGCGGCCCACGGCGGAGAGCAGGGCAGGTGCAAGGCCGAAGCGTGACAATGCCATGCCGATGTTCAAGGCCACGCCGCCGGGCAGACGTGTGATCCGCCCCGGCATGTCGGAGCCTTGTCGCATGGGCTTGTCGCAGCGACCGATGATGTCCCATAGGACCGCGCCGATACAGAGGATGTCAGGGGACCGGGATGGCGTCATGGCACGGGTTTACCCGCGCGCGGGCGACCTGCGCAAGCCGGTCGTTGCGGAAGTCCGGCGGCGTCAGCCGGGAACCTCGAAAGTCAGCGCCGCCCAGAGCGTTTCCCACACCGGCGAATCCTCGGCCTGGCCGGCATCCGGCGCCTCGCGGAGCGTTACCGCGTCAAACAGGTATTCATGCCCCGGCGTGACCGGAATGCGCGCGATGCCTTCCGCGTCGGTCCGGTGAAGCGTGATGCTCACGCTGTCGTCCGGCGCGCGGTCGAAGACCTCCACCTGGGCATCGGGACGCGGCGCGCTGTCGTAGGTCAGCTTGACCTCCATCGGCCCTTCGAAGCCCGGCGCATAGGGGTTCGTCAGGGCGGTGAACTCGGTCGCGAGCCCCACCGTCTGGTCCGCGCCCGCGCCGCTGCCCACCGCGATCAGCGCCTTCACGTGCCGCGTGTAACGTTCGCGCACGCGTTCCTTGCTCCAGCCGTTGGCTTCGTGGGTGGCGAGGGCGTTCTTGAAATCCTTGTGCTCCGTGAAGCCGACGAATTTTTCCCATTCGCGGTAGGTGACGT is a genomic window of Sulfitobacter alexandrii containing:
- a CDS encoding PfkB family carbohydrate kinase, with product MTPSRSPDILCIGAVLWDIIGRCDKPMRQGSDMPGRITRLPGGVALNIGMALSRFGLAPALLSAVGRDPEGDELMAACAVRGLMTDFIYRSDDLPTDRYMAVEGANGLIAAVADAHSLEAAGDKILGPLGDGRLPKPFTGAVALDGNLTIDLLGLMAESPLLAEADLRVAPASPGKALRLAPFVKTGRGTLYVNLEEAGLLCQRVFADSRAAAEGLLARGAARVVVTDGSNPATVADPDSMHTQTPPQVQVARVTGAGDTFMAAHIAAERGGIKAEAALQQALDATALYVSGETLI
- a CDS encoding DUF4198 domain-containing protein, coding for MYLPRFLLPVALCALPFSPALSHEFWIEPLDYQVENGGTIQGDFRNGEQFVGNILAYFNKSTHLYVMVADGVGTRLKPRAGDRPALDVEAPVDDALVAVVYESTPQYVTYREWEKFVGFTEHKDFKNALATHEANGWSKERVRERYTRHVKALIAVGSGAGADQTVGLATEFTALTNPYAPGFEGPMEVKLTYDSAPRPDAQVEVFDRAPDDSVSITLHRTDAEGIARIPVTPGHEYLFDAVTLREAPDAGQAEDSPVWETLWAALTFEVPG